The genomic segment AGCCACAAATTAGGTTTCTCACAATGACCAATTgtattgttttatttaatttattggataatttggtttttttgttttctttgttaatgAGATTGCATTTGCATCATATATTACAATATTACTCGAGAAGAAATTGATCGAcgaataaattaaatgaaccaataaattatcataaaattaGACAAAATTCACgtataataatatttgaagTTATTTGTTTTCCTCTGTTGAATCAAAAGTTAATTTCTTTACTATTAAACTTTAACAAATtaacatttaataaaatatattgaataaCATCTAAGTATTTGATTCAATGATAAATGCATGtatcttataaaaaattattctcgATTCAAAAAATTCActgaattatatatttactgTATTACACTGGGAGCTATGTTTTCTATTAGAATTTAACTTTATGGTAAAATTTGAACCTAGCAGGATGATTACAAAATTATTGTTCATTTTTCAATCATTATGGCTTATCTTCTCTAGTTTAGACTGGATGTGCCCCGAAGAGTTGGCGAATGGGCCCTGGACGATTATGGATGGACTCTCAGATTTTCCATATATTAAATTACCAGATTACTCTTTTAAGGTTATGTGCTTGGTCTCCATTGGTTCAGGCCCCACATTCCCACAGGTTAGCATCAGGCAGCATAACAGGAAAGCGAATCAGATTTTTGTCACCTTTATTTTTCTGGACCACAGTGATTACATTTGCAATTTGGGGGATAAGCtgtaaaattcatatatatatatataagaattggattcatcaacataaatttgagaaatataaTAAGATGTAGCTAAGGATTATAAAGATATGGATATGTTGCATTAGCTCAATAACTGGTGAAAATTGTCTGCATAATGATGTCCAGTGGTTTTTTGTTGGATTTGTATGAATCTTACCATAATATGACaaaatctaaataaaaataacgcACGTCCTTGTCTCCATgttctttcaatttctctatATTAGCCAATCCCTTCTCCCTCCACCAATGACTCCTATCACCAAACCAACATCTTGGATTCTACAACGAGTCAGGTTTAACTTTGCTACTCCCAAGGAGAGTGTCCGCGACAGAAATGGCTGGAATTTTTGCATATGCTGTTATCTTTCTCATAACTGTAGTCTTATATAGATTGTtaagaagggaaaagaaagaatccCAAGGAAGAGCTGAGGCTGAGCTTCCTCCAGGGTCAATGGGATGGCCTTATATGGGAGAAACTCTCCAACTCTATTCTCAAGACCCAAATGTGTTTTTTGCTGCCAAGCAGAAAAGGTTTTCAAACCCCCCTTCGTTTTGCTGCTCTGACTTTCAAAGTGTTTTACtgtcttttttattcttttctttttgggctTTTTCACTCAACTTCGTTGTGGTAAAACTTAAAACATGGTGATTCAGGTATGGAGAGATTTTCAAAACACATATCCTAGGCTGTCCTTCTGTTATGCTGGCTAGCCCTGAGGCTGCTCGCTTTGTATTGGTAACTCAAGCTCACTTGTTCAAGCCCACGTACCCCAAAAGCAAGGAGCGTCTGGTTGGTCCAGCTGCGCTGTTTTTTCACCAAGGGGACTACCATACTCGTCTCAGGAAGCTGGTTCAAGCCTCATTGTCCATTGAAACAATTCGGAACTTGGTGGCAAATATCGATGCCCTAGCAGCCTCTGCTTTAGATACTTGGGATGGGGGGCATGTTATTAACACTTTtcatgaaatgaaaaaggttAATTTCGCTTCAATATCGTCAAAACAAATGATTGGGTTCAATGTTTTATAATTCTTTTCCTTATTGACAcagttttttctctttttttttttgttctggTATTAATAAATAACGTCTTGAATCTCCTGACTTAAGTTTGTCTCCAATGATTGCAGTTTTCTTTCGAAGTTGGCATACTATTTATTTTTGGCCGTTTGGAAGCTCGACATAGGGAGGAGCTTAAGAAGAACTACTTCATAGTTGACAGAGGCTACAATTCCTTCCCTACAAACATCCCTGGAACTCCCTACAAAAAGGCATTACTGGTAAGCAGAATATCATATCATACAAGCAATCCCATTTCtgttaattttgattttattctgaCCTTTatcttgttttcttcttggaaGAAACTTCTCGAAAGTTCGACTTGTCAAATTATTAACTGTCTTCGTTCCTATTCCCTTAAAACGAATTCCCTGCAGGCAAGAAAGAGGTTGAGTAAGATTTTGAGTGATATCATATGTAAAAGGAAGGAGAAGAGGTTGCTTGAAAAGGATCTTTTGGGTTGTCTACTGAATTACAAAGATGAAAAAGGGGAAGTCCTAACTTGTGATCAAATCTCGGATAACATCATTGGTACTCTTTTCGCTGCTCAGGACACCACTGCCAGCGTCATGACATGGATTGTCAAGTACCTCCATGACAATCCGAAACTTCTAGAGACAGTTAAGGTAAGAGCATGGAACCAGTCCAACCATTTTTGCGGTTTCTAGATTCGTCCCCCCTCCCCATTAATTTATTGCTTGTCTTTATCATTGAAATTATGTCTCCAGGCCAGATACAGAAAATCTTATTTAACTATTGGTGAGGCTGTCTTTGTAGGCTGAACAGAAGGCAATTAGAAGACTGAATGAAGAAGGCAACCAGCCACTGAGGTGGTCACAGACAAGGGATATGCCAGTTACTTACAAGGTGAGAACTGTTAATCATAGTGACTTGCCTTATACAGGCATCTAGTCACATTGAAATTTGTTCTTTTCATGAATTGCCAAGTTGGATTTGGCTACCCTTCAATCCTGGCTAACAGTGGAAAGCATTAACTTGACCAGGTTGTATTAGAGACATTACGAATGGCAAGCATCATATCCTTCACTTTTAGAGAAGCAGTTGCTGATGTGGAATACAAAGGTAAGGATACATCGATTTTAATGACAGAGGGAGAGAATTTATTTGGGATGACTAAATAAAAGTGCACTTTGGGTGAATATGGAATTAAGAGCACTGCAAAAccataaaagataattttttcaGATTTCACTGCCGAAATACCTATGAGCATCCCATTCTTTGACTGAGCATTATCATATAAAATGACATAAGACAGTTGCTGACTCTAAAATTTGCAACAGGATACCTCATTCCAAAAGGTTGGAAAGTAATGCCTCTGTTCAGAAACATTCATCACAATCCTGAATTTTTTACTGATCCCCAGAAATTTGATCCTTCCAGGTTTGAGGTATGAATAGACTAAAATGTGCTATATATCCAATGTGTCTGtagatatttttcttttcctgttTCATTTATGATTTTGCTATTAACTTAACTTTTATGGAGGCATTTCTCTGGTTGTAGACATATGATAAGTTACTCTCACTGTTTTTGTAGGTTGCCCCAAAACCCAACACTTTCATGCCATTTGGCAATGGAGTGCATGCCTGTCCTGGAAATGAGCTTGCAAAGCTGGAGATGCTTATAATGAGCCACCACTTGGTTTCCAAGTTCAGGTATTGTTTGAAAATCACAGTTCCAATAATAAGTAATGCTCCTGTCATTCAAACAGCACACTGGCTTAACAGTAACTTGGACCATATTCTCATATTGGTCCCCTTCAATgagatttctttctttgtcaCTAGTAAAAACAATCTTAATCAATCTAGAAGAGAATGTTCTACCATCAAGATGTTTTAGAAAAGGGATTCTTGTTCATGTGAATGGCTgtataaattcataaaaatgATCTAAAAAGACAACAAGAAGGAAATATAAGagggggaaaaaaagaaatgaaattacATATCTTTGGGGAAGGAAGAAGACTTGTTTCTCTGCACATAACTGCTgacaaaaacattttgttggGTTTTGCAGGTGGGAAGTGGTAGGATCCCAAAGTGGGAGTCAATATGGCCCATTTCCAGTCCCTCTGCAAGGACTCCCCACCAGATTTTGGAAAGAATCTACTAGGTAGAAGGCAACATGGATGTGGATTATAATAATAGCTGTGATGGAACGCGCCTCACCCACCTCATTCACTCTTTTAGTCGCTACAGTAAAACTTTTAGCCTGGCAGTTTTCATTTTTACCATCCAATTTATAGCCCATCCCCTTACAAGGTCTTAGGGGATGGTAAGTTGTTTCCCATCCACTAGTTCAGTTTTAGTTCATTCTCATTGTCATTCAACGCCCCTcgtattttttcttttagcgGCAAGCAATTTGTAACTCGACATTTGATATCTATGGTAGTTGAAAGGTTTCCATTAGCAAACAAGTACTATTCCAAGTTTCGCATTTATCTGCAAATCCTTTTCAGAGAGGAGAAACATCTTGTTTTGGTTTTCCATTGCTTGCCGTTTTCCATAAATCATGACCACTTATGCCGTACCCTTGGAGTTCTCTTCCAGAGGCTGCCAGGGAGCCATGTGTCAAACTACAATGGGCTGAGTTGGAATGGGTGATGCCTCCGGCAGGCGAGCTCCGTCTGAAGGACACCAAGTTAGTTGACTACAGTTTGTGCTGTCTTCCCTTATGGACCCCACTAATTAGATGTGGCTACCAGAGCTTGATAGCTTTGAGCCCATTGTCATGTCAGTCTTTACCAGCAGCTTTGGCCATGATATTTTAAAGGATCCTGTACTGATGTAGACTGGAGGAACTTCCAGCAAACACATTTACCTTACCCTGCTTAGTCGATTGAGTTCATAACGCCTGTTTGgttgttttctttccttctcatCCTTCGAATCTGGCATAAGAAGGTCAGGAAAAGTTATCTCCACAGCACTTCATATGTTGATTTAATCCTACTTAACCATTGTCATTGGAAAATCTTTCTGCAAGACATCAGATTGAAGTTTGAACCATATCATGCGTTGGTCTGGTCAGTTGGCAAGGCATATATCAGTTGTACATGGTTTTTCCTTCATATGAAGCATTCCATATTCCTGATCATTCAATTTCTAGATAAGCCATAGCTAGAGTTGGCTGGAGAGGGCCCACTGATTTTTACATAAGCCATATCTAAAGGCTTCATCTTTAGCAGATAGACATTATTATGAACACTCGGAGCATACGGTCAACAGACAGAACAATAGAAAcaacattttcaatttttaagtACACCATATGAATAATGGTTACAGTAGTAATACGTTCTATACCAGTTATTCTTGTCTAATCCAGTCCAAGTATCTCAATATTTTACTGCAAAAGCAAAGTTCGAAAATATAACCGCCTTTGCTTAAGCATCTTGAGTGGTACATGTATACTTCAGAATGGCTTCAACAATTCTCTCCTTGTCTCTGGTTGGAAATGCTTCCAAGAGAACTCCATTTTTATAAAAGTGGAAGAGAGGCACTGCCTGCAACATTGAGGTTCATCGTATTTTCAATGCAGCATAGTACAGgagcaaagaaaaaggacTATATATTGCTGATAATGATATAGAATGATGcatgaataaaagaaaagcatGCTTAGTAGATTAGGATGCATCCACATATGCTATCCTGATTTTGGAATTAAGAAGTAGCATGGACCAGAAAAAGGAGGTTTCCCCCAAAAAACCATTGATGCAAAAAGCTTCCTTTTCTTGgtgattttctttcttcccaaCTTGATTAGAAATAGACATAAGTAATTATTCAAGATCCTTTTCTccacaaaaattttaaatttctactCAGTTTGATCTTTTTGCCAAAAGACAAAAGATCAGGTTCAGCTATGATAATGACTCCACACAGGTGATCAGATGATAATGACATCTAAAGGAAAAGTCAGCAAGCAAATTGTCATGATGCTCAGGTTTTCTCATCAAAAAGTTGATCCGTACACACAAAATAAATGAGTGAACATGAAACTAAGCATCTTTGGATCGttgattttcattgcaaaCAACTGATGCTTCTATTTTTTGCAAAATACTCTGTATAAGGAATGGACATAATCTACAACAGAGATTACCCTGATTCTAAGTCTTTCAGCAACTTCAGATTGTTCATCATACTCATCAAGTACCTGCGCcaaaaaacatataataagAGCTCATATTTTATCACCCGTAGTCCTGGTGATGGTTTGAAGGAAAATTTAGACTAATGACTGAGGAACTTAGTCCAATGCAAACTGACACCCAACCAATTTTTTGTCTGGTCAAAATGCCCTCCTACCAACTAAGAGTCCAACTCTGCTGGATCTATGCCTTCTAAGAtgaattacattttttaaatggTCAAAATCCACATCACTTGCATATCAGATAAATATCAGTTTATCAGAATTTACTGCAAGTGCTAGGTCACTCTTGGGAGGCCTTTTTCCTTCCCTAGGAATGTAAGTGCAATTAATTTAGATGGTGTTAAGTGCTGAAATTCCATCTTAAGTTTCTTGTTGCTAATCGCACCCATGAACTTGAATTTAGGATAGATGCATGTATTCTAAGCAATAACATGGCTTTCTTTGCAGTGGATGCAGTTCAGCTTGTGAAAGATACTCACATTATGTTTCAAGAAAATTACTGCAGCTTCTTCATCGCCAGAACCCTTGCATAGTTTTGAGAAACCCTGCTCAATGTACTTACAGCTTCCACAGGAAGTTCGATAAAAATCTACCACAACTAAAGAATTTGTTTCCTTGGCCttatcaaggattttcaaaaaCTCTTCATCAGTCTTAAATTCTCTAACACAGTCCACAGGACAGAGGTCATCATCTTCGTCAGATAATTGCCCTTGATTTTCATCAGCCACACCTTTGATACATCCAGGATGCAATGTGTGGCTAATTTCCAATGAGTCCAAGCCAGCAGTTATAGTCATAGCTGGTGTTTTGACCCTCATAAGACAAGAATTAACATGACTTCGATTATTATGTAAGCTGGGCAGACTACAGGGAATTCTATAATTGAGTTGCCCATCAAGATTTTTTCTGAAAATGAAAGAGGCGTTACTGTGGAGCATATTCTGCTTGTGCATGACAGCATACAGCAAACTCTCCACAAcagaaatatattaaaaaaaaaaaaaccccaccctaaaatttatgaatttagaGGACAAAGTTGAGATACGTGGGTTAATATATTGCCTGATTGAGCGGTTATCTTTCTAGTGTCCCTTATCCCTTGTCTGGTTCCATCAGCTGAGTGGTAATCAATCAGGCAGCCATCACTCATTCACTATCTATATGACAAATACGTATAAAAACATCAGAATTTTCTCCAAGTTGAAAAGTTATGCTTTATTTGTAAACAAATAACCTGCAGATTCCTGATTATCCAGATATTCAAATATTCAATGTATCTAGATAAACTTCATTCAAAGAAAGGTGGTAAACAGAAGGTATGATACAGGACATTTTCTGaagtatatatattcatattctCAAGTTGTCAGAAAGTGGGAAAATATGGATCATTCGTATTGTATAAATGACAGTGTTTTCTTTATATCTATCCAGACAACTGCAATCTTCAAGAAGAAACTACATGACTTTTCAGCTAAAGCAAGAACAGAGGTGCCATTTTCCAAAGGGTCAAAAGACCCATCCAGCACTTTGAAGATCAGAGTCAATCTACACCCCTATTTTCTGATCTTCCTATTGTTTTGTACTTTTCCCACTTGCCCACTTCCTCCATGAAACCAAACTTATCATACCAATTCTGGTTTCTTTCTGTTGAGCATGGATAAAACTTAACCATCCAATGCAAACAAGTAAACATGTAACAGTTCATAGTTCATCAAACACTCGACGGAGATTTGCTAAAACTGAACCAACAGGGATACAGGTTTCGACAAGAACAGCCGCTAAAATTAAgaacaattggtatcaaagaCTAGCTAGGAGACTGTTCTTCATGTTATGcggaagaatttgaagaaatgaaCAGCAGCTTACCTCCGGCAGTTAAAGAGAGGTGACTTGCTTTTGGCGATAACTGAAGAAGCTTCGAATGAGAAACGGACACGCCACCACCTCATCCGCTTTTCACGTTCCCATACGCTATCCAAATATCCCTTCATactattaatttgtttaatggGGGCCGTGTTTTCCCCTTATTTATCCAAGGGGAACAGCTCTTGTCCACCGTTTTTTTCAATACTATTATTATGCTAACATGACTTAATCTTCCCCTTTCTTAATTACTCTATTGAGGCATTATTTCAATGGTACCTAATTGCGTCAAGTCAAGTGTTTCAGAATAGGTAGACAGTGTGTTTCAATTTTACATcgactaaataaaaaatttttaaaaagtttatatCCCATGAAAATTGCATTGCACTACTTCTCTAAATCAAAAGCTCTAAGTTCAGATCTTTACTGTCAAAGTAAAATGCAAAATAGATATAGCAAGGATTTCAACTCAAGACTAGTTAAGGTTTTTATTCATGAAAATCTCAAAGCCCAAAGGCCCAAAACCCACTTCTAGATCAAAGCAACTGTGTTAAACCTTAGCCCACTAGAAAATATCTTAGCCCAGAACCAGACCAGACCAGAAAGTACtcgaaaaattaataaacgAAATCCCACGTGGACAAGCCACGTCAAGCTGGTACAGAGAATTAATTAACTAGTTATTGCGATAAATACCCTGTCAACGTTCTCACAGTAAGTAAGGTACAACTTATCTAAAAGTAAGCCATCAAGCTCTGATATATGTGAACACTGAGACTAGGGAAAAAGAACAGCTTCCCCATGGAAACAGCCGTATGGAAGCAAggtttttatcatttttttacaaTATTAAATAGTTTTTATTGGAAAGCGTGTCACGCTAGCCATTTCATGATCCCTTGCCggattgaaataaattttcgCCAGCTGCCTTCTCCCTACCTACATAATAAAAACAGTGTTAAGGATCCGTTAGACAAAAGCCAATTTCCATAGCtgcttcttcctcttcttcgcTTCCTCAAAATTTGGTGTAATAATGGCGAATACTGAGTTGAAATCCGATAATTTGTTTGAGATGATGAAGATACATTTGGCTACCGATGCTGGTAAAGAGCTCACCAAGAAGATTGGCCTCGTTTACCAAATCAATATTGCCCCCAAGGTCCAACCTTTAtgcattctttctttcttttcttaaacttcaatttaatttgaagttttgttttttttaattctggGTTTTGTTTATGAGGTATAGAAAATTGGGTTCGATGAGGTTTCTTACGTTGTTGATCTCAAGAAAGGAGAGGTTACAAAAGGTTAGccctttctcttctcttcttttcttttttaagacCTATCGTGTTTTTGTTAATCTTGTATTCTTTTTCCGGTTTTGATGTTTTGCTGGGTTTGTTTATGTTGCTCTGCCTCTTGATAAAATTGCAGCTTAGTAAATTGTGATGATGGAATAGAGTTTGAAGTTTGTATCTTTTACATATGTATGTATAATTCTGTAGAAGTTTTATCTACAAAAGATTATCTGCTTATCGAAAACTGAAATGGTTGCTTGCCAGTATCTGCTGATTAGTTCATTTCTCCTAATCCTGTAATTAGAGTATAAATTTTGTAACCGGTTGGGGTTCTTTTCTAGTATCATTTTCTTACATGTCTGTTCTATGATCATTATTTGGTTATTCAACTGCCTCTATGACAATGGTAGCAGAGTAGACCCCATTTCATTAGTTAATGCTTTACATGGTACAAGTCCTATTAATTCTTTGACAGCTTGCACTGCATTCCATTATTAGATATTCAATGGCAAAGTCCATTAATATTTCACCCTACTGGCAGGTAAGGGGGTTACCTAACTCTAACATATGGTGCTCTTATGTTAAAGATAAAGCCTGCAGTTTATTTCTGCAAGTTTTTGGCCATATAAAATAGGTATTATGACTGTTCTATTTGTATATGTTTACTTTTTATCTCGGTGACTTGCTCTTGGAGATACAGTATGATTACATTGATTCATGGATCTATACAATTAATTCAGTCTTCTTATTGCATTAGTTGGACCTAATAACTAAAGCAACATTAAGATACtgctattttttattatataatttttcattatccTATTGCTCTGAAACTTAGGTAAATATGAAGGGGGAAAGCCTGATgctatattttcctttaaggATGATGATTTTATAAAGGTTGCCACTGGGAAGATGCATCCCCAGATTGCCTTTATGAGGTACAATTTCCCATTTCTATTTATTTAGCCtttattattagtattttcTTTCTTCGGGGGGAGGATGTTGAAGGAAGTGGGGGTTGCAGTGTTAAGGATCTGTTCAATGTGTCTAACAATTAATATGTTGAAATCTATGATGCAGGGGTGCAATGAAGATTAAAGGGAGCTTGAGTGCAGCTCAGAAATTC from the Theobroma cacao cultivar B97-61/B2 chromosome 8, Criollo_cocoa_genome_V2, whole genome shotgun sequence genome contains:
- the LOC18591197 gene encoding non-specific lipid-transfer protein-like 1, whose protein sequence is MANTELKSDNLFEMMKIHLATDAGKELTKKIGLVYQINIAPKKIGFDEVSYVVDLKKGEVTKGKYEGGKPDAIFSFKDDDFIKVATGKMHPQIAFMRGAMKIKGSLSAAQKFTPDIFPKPAKL
- the LOC18591196 gene encoding thioredoxin-like 4, chloroplastic, encoding MHKQNMLHSNASFIFRKNLDGQLNYRIPCSLPSLHNNRSHVNSCLMRVKTPAMTITAGLDSLEISHTLHPGCIKGVADENQGQLSDEDDDLCPVDCVREFKTDEEFLKILDKAKETNSLVVVDFYRTSCGSCKYIEQGFSKLCKGSGDEEAAVIFLKHNVLDEYDEQSEVAERLRIRAVPLFHFYKNGVLLEAFPTRDKERIVEAILKYTCTTQDA
- the LOC18591195 gene encoding abscisic acid 8'-hydroxylase 4; its protein translation is MAGIFAYAVIFLITVVLYRLLRREKKESQGRAEAELPPGSMGWPYMGETLQLYSQDPNVFFAAKQKRYGEIFKTHILGCPSVMLASPEAARFVLVTQAHLFKPTYPKSKERLVGPAALFFHQGDYHTRLRKLVQASLSIETIRNLVANIDALAASALDTWDGGHVINTFHEMKKFSFEVGILFIFGRLEARHREELKKNYFIVDRGYNSFPTNIPGTPYKKALLARKRLSKILSDIICKRKEKRLLEKDLLGCLLNYKDEKGEVLTCDQISDNIIGTLFAAQDTTASVMTWIVKYLHDNPKLLETVKAEQKAIRRLNEEGNQPLRWSQTRDMPVTYKVVLETLRMASIISFTFREAVADVEYKGYLIPKGWKVMPLFRNIHHNPEFFTDPQKFDPSRFEVAPKPNTFMPFGNGVHACPGNELAKLEMLIMSHHLVSKFRWEVVGSQSGSQYGPFPVPLQGLPTRFWKESTR